In Parerythrobacter aestuarii, the sequence GCCGAGCGACTGAAAGCCCCGATCGAGCGTGCGTTGGCGAACCTTCCGGAAATTCCCGACCGTGAAATAGCGCCTGTCGATGCCTATCCATTGCTTGCGAAGAAAGAAGGGCATCGCGAGGAGATGGCACCGAAGCGTTCACTCGACAGTGTTTCCTTCTGGAAGAATCACATCGTCGGCAAGTCTCCGGTCAGCGACCAGGATTGAGGGATGCGCGGAGTCTCGCCACCTGAAAATGCAGGTCTCCCCGATCTGCTCCGTCATTGGGCAAGACACGGAGGAGACCGTCCGCTCTATCGCCACCTCGTCAATGGCGAAGATAGGGAAGAAGTATTGACCGCCGGCGAATTCCTGCGCCAGGTCAACTTGCTGTCGGACGATCTTCGGGCGCGGTATGAGCCCGGCACACGCTTGCTGCTTATGTTCCCAACCGGGCTGGAATTCTTAGTGGCGTTCTGCAGTGCGCTGTGCGCAGGAATGATTGCCGTGCCAATTCCGGCGGTGGGCCCGAACCGATTTGCGCGAGCGGTTCCCCGATTGCTCGGCATTGTTCAGGACTGTCGTCCCGGTGCGATTCTCACCACTCCCGCTCTGTCCGTCATGCGGGCAGTCGCGGCCGAGACAAGCTGGGAGCTTGCAGTCCCCGATTGGCGCTCCGTGGTGCTTGATCCTGCAGACCCGCGAACTCCAAGCGACCACTTTGCTCACAGCGCGGCCGAGGATATCGCATTCCTGCAATACACTTCTGGGTCCACGGCAGCGCCCAAAGGCGTAATCGTGACGTTTGATAACCTTCGGAACAATCAGCGTGCGATTGGTGACCTGATATCCCGAACCGATCGACCAACGCAGTCAGTAGCAGGATGGCTCCCCCATTATCATGACATGGGCCTGGCAGAGAAGATCTTCGGGCTTTTTCACGGTGTTCCAACGACGTTCTTTAGCCCAGCGCATTTTGTCCAGAAACCTGTTCGTTGGTTGGACATGCTTTCAAGGTACAAGGCGTCGACGACTTGTGCACCCAACTTCGCCTTGGAAGTGTGTGCTAAACGCATTCCTGAGGTTCGTCGCGGCGATATCGACTTGAGCGCGCTGAACTATCTGATTTTGGGTGCCGAGCCGATCGCCGCTTCTACGCTCGATCGCTTTGCTGCGACATTTCGCGACTGCGGATTCCGTTCTTCATCCTATCTCCCATCCTTCGGAATGGCTGAGACAACAGTGCTCGCCACCGGAGCGAGTCTGCGCGAGCCAGTCGTCAAGTCGATATGCAAGGAAGTGAAAATCGGCAGTTTGGTCTACCCGCCACCCAACGGAAACACGGATACCCGGCGTGTTGTCAGTTGCGGTCCGCCGCCGGAAGGTCACAGTGTTGAAATCGTAGAACCCGAATCAAAGGAAATACTCGCGGAAGGTTTTGTAGGGGAAATCTGGTATCGTGGCCCCAGCGTGGGAGCTGGATACTGGCAAAGCGAACCCTCCGCTGTCTCAGGCTTCAATGGAACATTGGCAGACGGTCGGTCGGGCTACCTGCGTACAGGAGATCTTGGTCTACTGATCGATCAGGAGCTCTTCATTGTTGGCCGGATCAAAGACGTCATAATTACAAGAGGGCGCAACATTTTCCCTCAGGACATTGAGCACTACGTTGCAGCAAGCATTGACGGAGTATCAGCGCACGGAGTTGTAGCAATTGGCAGCGCGCCGGAGGAAGCAGAGTCGGAAGCTGTCGTGATACTTGTGGAGGCGCATCGAACGCTATGCTCCACACACGATAATTATCGCCTTCATGAAATTGCCATGGAGATTCACAAAGAGATTCAATCGGAGTTCGAGATTACCGTTCAAGAGGTAGTCCTCGTGGGACCGAACCGGCTTCCAAAAACGTCGAGTGGCAAGCTGCGCAGAATGGCTTGCCATCAACAATGGAAAGAAGAGTTGTTTCCAAGGCTCGCTGACAGCCTTTTGCAGGACCAAGGGGAAGTGCGGGTATGAACGCTCCGGAAGTCGTTCGCTGGCTGAGAGAATATCTTGTCGCCAAATACCCGCTTCTCGAACGTGAGTTTGACCCGAACCTTTCGTTTGCCGCGCTCGGATTGGACTCGCAAGTCGCGCTGGAGATGCTTGGGGAACTACAAGATCGGCTGGGTCGCAACATAAGCCCGGCTCTTTTGTACGATAGCCAGTCGATCGCCGATTTCGTCGCGATGTTGTCCATGTCGCCTGACATGCCAGAGGAGCCCATAGCGTCAGCAACTCCAGATGAACCGGTAGCCATCGTGGGAATGTCCTGTCGGTTTCCCGGATGTGAAGATGGCTTAGGTTCCTTCTGGCTTTGCTTGCAGAACGGCCATGATCAGATTCGAGCTTTTTCTGAACTGGAACGGCCGGCAACGGACGTCCTGCCGCACCGGCGAGCAGGCTGGTTGGCCGACATCGACAGATTTGACGCTGACTTCTTTGCCATCCCACCGCGGGAGGCTCGAGCGCTCGATCCCCAACAGCGAATGCTGATGGAGCTGTCCTGGAACTGCTTTGAGGACGCGCTCATTGATCCCAGGAAATTGAGAGGCAGAAATGTTGGGGTTTTCCTTGGGATATCAACCAGCGAATATAGTGACCACCAACCTCGCAATGCCGATGCGTCGAGCATTACAGGGTCGGCACTCAGCATTGCAGCCAATCGTCTGTCCTATTTCTATGACTTTGGCGGGCCCAGCCTGGCAGTTGATACTGCATGCTCGTCGTCGCTGGTTGCAGTACATCTGGCATGCAATGCGATCAGGCGAGGGGAGGCAGAACTTGCCTTGGCTGCAGGTGCCAACCTCATTCTCAATGAAAAAGTCAGCCACGCTTTCGAGGCAGGCGGCCTGTTGTCTCCGACCGGGCGCTGCAATACCTTCGATGCTTCGGCGGACGGCTATGTGAGAGGTGAGGGGGCTGGTGTCGTTCTGCTCAAACCGCTGAGACAGGCGATTGCCGACGGCAACAAGATCTATTCGGTCATTCTAGGCAGTGCGATGGTTCAGGATGGTCGCACGAACGGATTGATGGCTCCAAGCGGCCGCGCGCAGCGCAAGGTGATCCGGGAAGCCTGCGCGCGAGCCGGATTGAAGCCCTCGCAACTGGATTATGTTGAAGCCCATGGTACCGGAACAAACTTGGGTGACCTTATCGAGCTGAGCTCGATGGAGGCAACGGTCGGCACGGCTCGTGGTGCTGGCAAGTGTCGAATTGGTTCGGTCAAGACCAATATCGGCCACCTCGAAGCGGCAGCAGGGATAGCGGGGCTCATAAAGACCTCGCTTTGCATGTTCCATGAGACATTGGTGCCATCTATCAACTTCCGCGAGCCCAATACGAACGCAGGGCTGTCGGAAATGGGACTTGAGGTTCAGGTTTCGCTTGAGCCCTGGCGACGAGAAAATCCTGATACCTTGGCGGGACATGGTCACGCGCAAGTCGATTCGAGGTATGCTGGTGTAAGTTCATTCGGCTTCGGTGGAACCAATGCGCATGCGGTGCTCACGTCGCCGCCTCGACGTGAAAATGCGAAGCCTGCTGCATTTCCCGCGGTCTTGCCGTTGTCAGCGAAGTCGGAAGAGTCTCTCAGCCGGCTGGCAGGTGCCTACGTTGATCTTCTGGAGCAGCCCGAGCCGCCGGTATTTTCACATCTCATCGACGCTACCAGGCGACGTCCGGCGGCGGCACCGGTTCGGGTGGCCATCAGTTTTCGCGATGAGGAGGCACTACGGCAAGAACTCAGGCAGGTTGAACAGAATCCGCATGGAAAGTCGTCTCAACCAAGTATCCAGAACAATGGGCCAGTGTTTGTCTATTCCGGGCAAGGGACGCAGTGGTCCGGCATGGGACGAGGGCTCTTCCAAGAGGATCCGATCTTTCGCAATGAGTTATTGCTGGTCGACGACCTAGTCAGGGAACACGTTCGCTGGTCATTGGTGGAGATGCTGTTCGACGAAGCGAATGCGGCGTCGCTTGCTCGCACTGAATTCGCGCAACCAGCGCTTTTCGCCATACAGTATGCGCTTTCAAAATCGCTCGGCTCTTTCAACGTAGAACCAGTGGCGACAATCGGTCACAGCGCTGGCGAGTACGCCGCGTTGGTCCAATCTGGCATCATTGAGCTCAATGAGGCTGTCGGTCTGGTCGTCGAGCGTGCATCCTTGATGGCTGATCGCGACGATGGAGCGATGTTGGCAATATCGGGCCAGTCAGAGGAAGAGCTTTCCACCATGATTGTGGAGCATGGCCTGCCAATCGACATTGCATGTCGTAACGCGCCGCGCTCATTGGTAATTTCTGGTCGACGCGACGCTGTCAAAGAGCTCGGTCGGGTGATGGCAGAACAAGGCATCGCCAGCTTGCCTGTTTCGGAAGACTATGCCTTCCACAGCCATTTGTTGTCCGATCAGGCTGATCGATTTGCTGCAATGGCCAAAAGCGTCTCGCCGCACTCAGGCAATCTCCCCTTCTATTCGAGCGTCACGGGTGGACGGCTTGAACAGCTTCAGGATTCCTATTGGCGGTCCAGCATCGTTGGCGCTGTGGAGTTCGAGAATGCTGTCGGAGCGGCTTTGGCCGATCAGCATACGCATTTCATAGAAATCGGGCCAAAGCCTGCTCTGTTGGCTCACATCAGGAAAATCGGCGAGAGCCAGCAGGTTGCGGCCCACACTTTCGCAACGTTGAAGCCGGGCAGTCCGGATACCCAACAAATTGCAACAGGATTGGCTCGGCTGTTTGAGAGCGGAGTTGACGTCCGCTGGCATCGGCGTTTCGAGACGATTGTCAACAACACTGCCATTCCCACCTACCCTTGGTCGGACATGCGCTTCTGGCAAGTACCATCACTGGGCACACAACTGCCGGGTGAAGGCCGATTTGTCCGTCAGACACTCCAGATTGCAGGCACAAATCGGCGCGTTTCGACGATACGCATTGATGGGAATCTGGGCGAAAATCTGAAAGATCACGTCATCCATGGCCGGGTTCTTCTTCCCGCAGCTGCCGTGATAGAAATTCTCCTTGAGGCTATCGAGACATCAGGTTCAAAGTCACGGCCTCAGGTCATTCTTGATGAGATTGAATTCCACACTCCTTTGGAACTGTCAGGGGAAGGAAATGACCTTCAAGTCGTTCATGAAGCCATGGGCGATGCCGTTTCTCTTGGAGTATTTGCCCGGGGCAAGGATGAGACCTGGATAAGCATCGCGACAGCGCGTGCGCTCACAACAGAATCTTCACCGCGAGAGAATGGTATCAATCCGGATTCGGTCAAGGAATTCTCCTATGAGATCATCGAAGGTGCCGACCTGTACGAACGCCTGCGGGAAGTCGGCTATGAATATGGTCACTCGTTCAGACGCCTTGACCGGGCCTGGCTCGATGGCGATTGCGCGGTGGCCAACGTAGCGACCGGGCACGCCCAATCGTTCATTTGTGACCCGATGTCGCTTGATAGCTCCTTTCATCTGGCAGGGGTCTTCGCCAGCCGTGACGGCTCTGACAAAACAATGTTTGTTCCAACGCGGGTTGGCCAACTTTCTGTTCAGCGAAAAGCCTTGGGACCGTGGACGGTTGCAATGCAGCTTACCGAGCGCACTTCTTCATCGTTCACCGTCGATTGTGAGCTGATCGACGACAAAGGTGTTTGGGCTCGCATAGAGGGACTGCGATTCAACCCGCTTGCGAACCAACCTCGAACCGATACCGGTCGTGTCGATGCTCTGGAGTTCTACAACGTAGGATGGTTGCCATGGGTGCCCAGCGCCAGGCTCCCCGATCTTGCAGGTGAATGGATTGTTCTTACCAATGACACAAAGTTGGGAAGTACCATTGCAGGTTCGTTGAAAGACCGAGGCGCCGGGAGCACGGTCGTTACCCCGTCCCCCGTTTTCGAATGTTTCGGCGATCGAAGTTTTGGAATGGACTTCGGCTCAGCCGAGGATTTGCATAAGCTGTTTTCTACGGTCACGGCCGATGGGAAGCGCATCGGCGGCGTCGTCTATTGTGGACTGCTTGATGGCAACGCCACCGCCACCGCCACCGCGATGCCGGCATGCAGCACAGGGCCGGTTTTCCTCCGGGAATTGATTCATGCTCTGATGGCGGTCGGAGCCGGTGGATCGGCGCACGTTCATATTGTTACAGAGGCTTGCCAGCCGGTTGTAGAGAAGGATGTTCGCAATCCTCGTCAAGCGGCAATATGGGGGTTTGCAAGGGCGGTCCCTTTCGAACATCCCGATCTGCGATGCACCCGCATAGATATCGGCGACAGCGCGAACGAGCGAGAGGTTGCCACCTTGTGTTCCTTGCTTGGCCTGCCCGATAACGAAGATCAATTTGCGATCCGCGGAGATCGGTCCTTTGTCGCGAGGTTGCTTGAAGGTGAGATCCAACCCAAGCAGACCGCCCTGGACCAGATGCCTGAAACGGATGGCGTGTGCCTTGTAACAGGGGCAACCGGGGCTCTTGCGATCCATGCCGCCCGGGCGGCCATAGCAGCTGGCTATCGAAATCTGGTTCTGTTGGGCGGTTCGAAGGCAGTGGATCTCGATCAGGACGCATGGATGGAACTTGGACGCCATGCGAGGATGGCAGCCCTAAAATGTGATCTACGCGATCAAGCGGCGGTTCGGACGGCAATCAAGGATATCGAGGAAACGGACGGCCGGATTGTTGCGATTGTCCACCTTGCTGGCGTGCTGGACGATGGAGCTATTGCGAAGCTGACGCCGCAGCGCATCACGAATGTAGTTACAGCGAAGGCGGATGGTCTCTGGTTCATTCTCGATGCTGTCGGAACGGACGCGCTCAAAACGGTAATGCTGTTTTCGTCGGCAGCAACCATTCTTGGTTCACCCGGTCAGGCCAGCTACATGGCAGCTAACGCAGTCTTGGATGCGACAGCGCATTTTCTTTCCGGCCGGGGGATATCGGCGACCAGCGTGAATTGGGGGCCCTGGGAAGGGCCGGGTATGGCGAGCGATATAACAGCCAGAGAAGGCAGGAATTCTCAGCTGGCGAGATCGATTAATCCAGCACAGGCCGTTGATCTCACACGAACACTGCTTGAGTCAGATGAAGTGCAGGTCGCCATTCTTCCCTTTGACGTGAAACCCTTGGTCCAATTCTATCCCAGCATGCGCGGCCTCGAGTTCTTCGAGAAGATCATGAACGACGATATGGAGGTTTTGCGTAGCGATGGGGGGCGTGAGCAATTGTACAAGCGGCCCAATCTCGACACGCCCTTCGTGGCTCCCGAGACGGAACTTGAACGCTACATCGCTGGCCTTTGGAGCAGATCGCTAGGTATGTCGGATATCGGCATAAACGACGAATTTTTCGCACTGGGTGGGGATTCAGTATTTGCCGGTCAGATCATCTCGGAGCTTGTCGCCACTTTCGATATTTCGCTGGATCTAGAGCAGGCATTCGACACCTTTACCATTTCCTCTATTTCGAAGTTGATCGAGGAAGCGATCGCAAAGAAAGCGGATGCGGTACAGGTCCATACCAATTCGGGCGCATGAGCTGGTACAGCTTCATACGTGGGTTCGAGATTGCAGGTATTCCAGACGTCGCTCATCTTCGAAGCATTTGTGACAGAAATCGCAGATCGAAGTGAATCGCGCCTTCTCCAAACCTGCAAAGACATCCTCTGAAGCGACCAGCCTACGAAAATAGGTTGGCGATGACTCATCGTAGAATTCTCGCAAGAGAGAGGCCTGCTGATGTGCACTACCTATGTCGATTTCCGATGCGTCCTTTGCAGTGTACCGGATCGGAGCAGGGCTGAGTGCTTCCTTGGCGGCGTTGATTTCGCAGCATGAGTAAATTTCTCCGTCAGCGTGCAAAGTCATCATCAAGGCATCACAATCCGGAAGCTCGGATAAAGCGAAGCTCTGTTCTCCTACCAGCTGCTGGTCGCTTGCCCTGCCTACATCCAGCAGAGGATTAATGATCGGATCTATCCCGGCGACCTCCAACGCGGTCAGAATATCGTCATCGATCTCCTGCTCCCCACAAGGGCAGAAATTCACTTCGACGAGCAAGCCCAGGTTGCGTGCTGCTTTGGCAGCGTTGATTGTCTTCCGGAGAGGCATTTCGCGAGTGTGAAACGCGTCTGCGCTTAGGACCAGGGCGGCTAATCCGTCTTGTTTTAGTGGCCTTAACCGATCTTCTGCTTGTTCGATCGAGCGAGCCCAATAGGCGTTGGTTTCAATGTCGACCGCATAGCCCAGATCATGGGCGGCGGTGACGAGCTCACTCAGTCGATTGCTGTCGAGGAAGGGCTCCCCGCCACTGAATATCACGTGTCGCTTCCCCACGGCCCAGCCATCGCGTAGCGCTTTAAGTACGGCGGCCGTATCCAACCTTTCCGTTCGCGAGGGGTTCGCCGCGACATTGCAGTGCCAGCAGGACAAGTTGCATTTCAGGAGCAGGTTGATGGCAAGGCGCTGAGAGATCGGGAATCGATCCCAGACTTTGTCGCGCTCAGTCTTTTTGTGCATGGCTTGCAACTCCGAGATACTTGTCCAAATGCCTGAGATCGAAGAGGGCATACCGGTAATCGGCGTCCTCAGTCCGAACGCGAAGCGCGCTCGCCCCCACTCGTCTTGGCAGGGCGCGATACACTCTCCACATCTGATGGCCGGGTTCAGACTCTTCGGGCAGGAATGGAAACTGATGGAGAGCAAATTTTCGAAGTTTGCGAGTCTTCATGAAAGCGGCAATTCCACGCAGCAAGATGGCAAGCCAATCTCGTTGGAATACCCGTCGAAGCGTGCGTATCGTACTGACGGCACCAAGACCTTCGACCGGTCCTCTGCCGATAGAAATTTCGTCGCCGTTCCTGATCTCGGTGGGCTGTCGTGATTGCATCAAATAGGAATAGCGCGCAGCAAGGTCGCTCTGGATTCCCGACACGTACAATGTATCGCCGTCTGTCGAACCGATCGCATAACCAACATAGCCCGGCATGCCAGCATCCATGAAATTCCAATCGGCCGCTTCAAACAATCGTTGCGGTAGCTCAGGGCAGTTTTTTAGGTAAAACCGCAGCGTCACTGCTTCACCGAACTTGGCGAAGCGTTCTCCAGCGTAGTCGTCACACAAGCCCAGCATTGGGACGACCTCAAAATCGTTCGTCTTGTTACGATATCTGACAGGCTCGCCCAAGGGTGCCGTATCGTTCATGCTTCGCAGCAGGGTTCCAAGCGTCACGCCCCGCCGACGCGCAATCTCGCTCCGGTCATCCTCGGAACAGATCGTTGTGGCATATTCTGTGCGGCGTGCCCCCAGATACTCGTTCATTGTAACATGACGGCAGAAAAAATCCTGCTCGCTGGTGGCCTTGTATTGTGTTTCGCAGGGTTCTGTTGCTGGCATTGTCGAAACCCCCCGATCAGTGATGGGCGAACAATGCCCTGTCGCTCTCTTGCAGGAGAGGCATCAGGGAACCTACCAGCCATTCAGCCTGGTCTTTTCGTGGCAATTTGCAGCGGGCGCACATGGGCGGGATCGGGCGCGCCTCGAGAACGGCACGTTTGCGCTGCTTGAGTGTTTCCCAATCATCGGTGAGCACCGATCCCAGGGGTATGCGGGAGCCGTTGAAGTAGTCGCAGCAACACATCAGGCACTCGCCGTTCCAGCCAAACGTTAGGCTGAAAGCGACTTCCGTGCACCAGATCGGCTTCGAGGTATCCGGTGCCTCAA encodes:
- a CDS encoding fatty acyl-AMP ligase — its product is MRGVSPPENAGLPDLLRHWARHGGDRPLYRHLVNGEDREEVLTAGEFLRQVNLLSDDLRARYEPGTRLLLMFPTGLEFLVAFCSALCAGMIAVPIPAVGPNRFARAVPRLLGIVQDCRPGAILTTPALSVMRAVAAETSWELAVPDWRSVVLDPADPRTPSDHFAHSAAEDIAFLQYTSGSTAAPKGVIVTFDNLRNNQRAIGDLISRTDRPTQSVAGWLPHYHDMGLAEKIFGLFHGVPTTFFSPAHFVQKPVRWLDMLSRYKASTTCAPNFALEVCAKRIPEVRRGDIDLSALNYLILGAEPIAASTLDRFAATFRDCGFRSSSYLPSFGMAETTVLATGASLREPVVKSICKEVKIGSLVYPPPNGNTDTRRVVSCGPPPEGHSVEIVEPESKEILAEGFVGEIWYRGPSVGAGYWQSEPSAVSGFNGTLADGRSGYLRTGDLGLLIDQELFIVGRIKDVIITRGRNIFPQDIEHYVAASIDGVSAHGVVAIGSAPEEAESEAVVILVEAHRTLCSTHDNYRLHEIAMEIHKEIQSEFEITVQEVVLVGPNRLPKTSSGKLRRMACHQQWKEELFPRLADSLLQDQGEVRV
- a CDS encoding type I polyketide synthase yields the protein MNAPEVVRWLREYLVAKYPLLEREFDPNLSFAALGLDSQVALEMLGELQDRLGRNISPALLYDSQSIADFVAMLSMSPDMPEEPIASATPDEPVAIVGMSCRFPGCEDGLGSFWLCLQNGHDQIRAFSELERPATDVLPHRRAGWLADIDRFDADFFAIPPREARALDPQQRMLMELSWNCFEDALIDPRKLRGRNVGVFLGISTSEYSDHQPRNADASSITGSALSIAANRLSYFYDFGGPSLAVDTACSSSLVAVHLACNAIRRGEAELALAAGANLILNEKVSHAFEAGGLLSPTGRCNTFDASADGYVRGEGAGVVLLKPLRQAIADGNKIYSVILGSAMVQDGRTNGLMAPSGRAQRKVIREACARAGLKPSQLDYVEAHGTGTNLGDLIELSSMEATVGTARGAGKCRIGSVKTNIGHLEAAAGIAGLIKTSLCMFHETLVPSINFREPNTNAGLSEMGLEVQVSLEPWRRENPDTLAGHGHAQVDSRYAGVSSFGFGGTNAHAVLTSPPRRENAKPAAFPAVLPLSAKSEESLSRLAGAYVDLLEQPEPPVFSHLIDATRRRPAAAPVRVAISFRDEEALRQELRQVEQNPHGKSSQPSIQNNGPVFVYSGQGTQWSGMGRGLFQEDPIFRNELLLVDDLVREHVRWSLVEMLFDEANAASLARTEFAQPALFAIQYALSKSLGSFNVEPVATIGHSAGEYAALVQSGIIELNEAVGLVVERASLMADRDDGAMLAISGQSEEELSTMIVEHGLPIDIACRNAPRSLVISGRRDAVKELGRVMAEQGIASLPVSEDYAFHSHLLSDQADRFAAMAKSVSPHSGNLPFYSSVTGGRLEQLQDSYWRSSIVGAVEFENAVGAALADQHTHFIEIGPKPALLAHIRKIGESQQVAAHTFATLKPGSPDTQQIATGLARLFESGVDVRWHRRFETIVNNTAIPTYPWSDMRFWQVPSLGTQLPGEGRFVRQTLQIAGTNRRVSTIRIDGNLGENLKDHVIHGRVLLPAAAVIEILLEAIETSGSKSRPQVILDEIEFHTPLELSGEGNDLQVVHEAMGDAVSLGVFARGKDETWISIATARALTTESSPRENGINPDSVKEFSYEIIEGADLYERLREVGYEYGHSFRRLDRAWLDGDCAVANVATGHAQSFICDPMSLDSSFHLAGVFASRDGSDKTMFVPTRVGQLSVQRKALGPWTVAMQLTERTSSSFTVDCELIDDKGVWARIEGLRFNPLANQPRTDTGRVDALEFYNVGWLPWVPSARLPDLAGEWIVLTNDTKLGSTIAGSLKDRGAGSTVVTPSPVFECFGDRSFGMDFGSAEDLHKLFSTVTADGKRIGGVVYCGLLDGNATATATAMPACSTGPVFLRELIHALMAVGAGGSAHVHIVTEACQPVVEKDVRNPRQAAIWGFARAVPFEHPDLRCTRIDIGDSANEREVATLCSLLGLPDNEDQFAIRGDRSFVARLLEGEIQPKQTALDQMPETDGVCLVTGATGALAIHAARAAIAAGYRNLVLLGGSKAVDLDQDAWMELGRHARMAALKCDLRDQAAVRTAIKDIEETDGRIVAIVHLAGVLDDGAIAKLTPQRITNVVTAKADGLWFILDAVGTDALKTVMLFSSAATILGSPGQASYMAANAVLDATAHFLSGRGISATSVNWGPWEGPGMASDITAREGRNSQLARSINPAQAVDLTRTLLESDEVQVAILPFDVKPLVQFYPSMRGLEFFEKIMNDDMEVLRSDGGREQLYKRPNLDTPFVAPETELERYIAGLWSRSLGMSDIGINDEFFALGGDSVFAGQIISELVATFDISLDLEQAFDTFTISSISKLIEEAIAKKADAVQVHTNSGA
- a CDS encoding radical SAM protein translates to MHKKTERDKVWDRFPISQRLAINLLLKCNLSCWHCNVAANPSRTERLDTAAVLKALRDGWAVGKRHVIFSGGEPFLDSNRLSELVTAAHDLGYAVDIETNAYWARSIEQAEDRLRPLKQDGLAALVLSADAFHTREMPLRKTINAAKAARNLGLLVEVNFCPCGEQEIDDDILTALEVAGIDPIINPLLDVGRASDQQLVGEQSFALSELPDCDALMMTLHADGEIYSCCEINAAKEALSPAPIRYTAKDASEIDIGSAHQQASLLREFYDESSPTYFRRLVASEDVFAGLEKARFTSICDFCHKCFEDERRLEYLQSRTHV